From the genome of Geothrix sp. 21YS21S-4, one region includes:
- a CDS encoding ribonuclease HII: protein MINPLDWDLGNVPPGVPWGGVDEAGRGAWAGPVVAACAVLDGETVRRWGHVLRGVRDSKQLSPDRREALATELKAILPAWGVAEVDELAIDRENILQASLMAMRHAVADLAVRPRILFIDGNRGPRTGLLERLVVDGDALSCAIGAASILAKAHRDALMIGLEERHPGYGFGQHKGYGTPLHRAQIRALGVSSVHRISYAPVAALQQVDEALRDALRHGLDLCATVAELRLWVERDLRPAYGSLKLVWVETLRRRYADRLAQLADSEGLARESGPAQAAPDGP from the coding sequence ATGATCAATCCGCTCGACTGGGACCTCGGCAATGTCCCCCCTGGCGTCCCGTGGGGCGGCGTCGATGAAGCGGGGCGGGGGGCCTGGGCGGGGCCGGTGGTGGCGGCCTGCGCGGTCCTGGACGGGGAGACGGTCCGCCGCTGGGGGCACGTCCTGCGCGGGGTCCGGGACAGCAAGCAGCTGTCGCCCGACCGCCGCGAAGCCCTCGCCACGGAGCTGAAGGCCATCCTTCCGGCCTGGGGCGTCGCCGAAGTGGACGAACTGGCCATCGACCGGGAGAACATCCTCCAGGCCAGCCTGATGGCCATGCGGCACGCCGTGGCCGATCTCGCGGTGCGGCCACGGATCCTGTTCATCGACGGCAACCGCGGGCCCCGGACGGGTCTTCTGGAGCGGCTGGTGGTGGACGGCGACGCGCTCAGCTGCGCCATCGGGGCCGCGAGCATCCTCGCCAAGGCCCACCGCGACGCCCTGATGATCGGGCTGGAGGAGCGCCATCCGGGCTACGGCTTCGGGCAGCACAAGGGCTACGGGACGCCGCTCCACCGCGCCCAGATCCGCGCGCTGGGCGTCTCTTCCGTCCACCGCATCAGCTACGCGCCCGTGGCGGCGCTCCAGCAGGTGGACGAGGCCCTTCGCGACGCCCTCCGCCACGGGTTGGACCTCTGCGCCACCGTGGCCGAGCTGCGCCTGTGGGTGGAGCGGGACCTCCGTCCGGCCTACGGCAGCCTCAAGCTGGTGTGGGTGGAGACGCTGCGCCGCCGCTACGCGGACCGCCTGGCCCAGTTGGCGGATTCGGAGGGCCTGGCGCGGGAATCCGGTCCCGCCCAGGCGGCTCCGGACGGGCCCTGA
- a CDS encoding NUDIX domain-containing protein: MRDVALAVLEREGRYLLQRRAGSNPVLPGLWEFPGGKVEAGETIRQALARELSEEMGLEMRDAWPLPILEGPVRLHPFRVEAPGAPRTPLAWGWFTLAEIRRLPIPPANAALLRLLGGA; this comes from the coding sequence ATGCGGGACGTGGCTCTGGCTGTCCTGGAAAGGGAGGGCCGCTACCTCCTCCAGCGGCGGGCGGGCTCGAATCCGGTGCTGCCGGGGCTGTGGGAATTCCCGGGCGGGAAGGTCGAAGCGGGCGAGACGATTCGACAGGCCCTGGCGAGGGAGCTGTCCGAGGAGATGGGCCTGGAGATGCGGGACGCGTGGCCCCTTCCGATCCTGGAAGGTCCCGTGCGGCTCCATCCCTTCCGCGTCGAGGCCCCAGGCGCGCCGCGGACGCCCCTGGCGTGGGGCTGGTTCACGCTCGCGGAGATCCGGCGCCTGCCCATTCCGCCCGCGAACGCGGCGCTGCTCCGCCTCCTCGGAGGCGCCTGA
- the pal gene encoding peptidoglycan-associated lipoprotein Pal gives MRYGTYLVPAAIVLTLGSLACKPPKTAEQLKQETQAAFNEGYQAFKDGKARETNPYLNDKENPHKMQGWYDGWDKAKADKDAADKAAADKAAADEAARRAAAEKAAADEAARRAAEAEKAAAFTRAAEAALKTIHFDYDKSDIKESDRAILQGIADFLKAYPAAKVEIAGHCDERGTNEYNLALGNRRAAAALAYLKTLGVDEARFTTISYGKEKPLCTEAKEACWSQNRRGEFKLK, from the coding sequence ATGCGATACGGAACCTACCTTGTCCCTGCGGCGATCGTGCTGACGCTCGGAAGCCTCGCTTGCAAGCCGCCCAAGACGGCGGAGCAGCTGAAGCAGGAGACGCAGGCGGCCTTCAACGAGGGCTACCAGGCGTTCAAGGACGGGAAGGCGCGGGAGACCAACCCCTACCTGAACGACAAGGAAAACCCCCACAAGATGCAGGGCTGGTACGACGGCTGGGACAAGGCCAAGGCCGACAAGGACGCCGCTGACAAGGCCGCTGCCGACAAGGCCGCCGCCGACGAAGCCGCTCGCCGCGCCGCCGCCGAGAAGGCCGCCGCCGACGAGGCCGCCCGCCGCGCCGCCGAGGCCGAGAAGGCCGCCGCCTTCACGCGCGCCGCCGAAGCCGCGCTGAAGACGATCCACTTCGACTACGACAAGTCCGACATCAAGGAATCCGACCGCGCCATCCTTCAGGGCATCGCCGACTTCCTGAAGGCCTATCCCGCCGCCAAGGTCGAGATCGCCGGCCACTGCGACGAGCGCGGAACCAACGAGTACAACCTGGCCCTCGGCAACCGCCGCGCCGCCGCCGCCCTCGCCTACCTCAAGACCCTGGGCGTGGACGAGGCCCGCTTCACCACCATCAGCTACGGCAAGGAAAAGCCCCTGTGCACCGAGGCCAAGGAGGCCTGCTGGAGCCAGAATCGCCGCGGCGAGTTCAAGCTGAAGTAG
- a CDS encoding tol-pal system YbgF family protein has translation MSARVMILPALAALLAVGCNSEDQLRRVEQEVGDLKLEVFKLRQQVEDGNKRTEVEQKAAQESRAQDRRFQADLQESLRQVQDTTRALNNRMNSVPRSGSRPAADTASAQPAAAAAEDERAFNAAVLDYNRGNYPLATEGLELFLKTYPQSPKRPDALFFLGLCHYNQRAFDKAQQAFDRIIRDHAASPQFLPAKLKRAQCLLKQGLKPAAVKAFRELVDGFSGSAEARTAQQELSDLGL, from the coding sequence ATGAGTGCCCGCGTGATGATCCTTCCCGCCCTGGCCGCGCTGCTCGCCGTGGGATGCAACTCCGAAGACCAGCTCCGCCGCGTCGAGCAGGAAGTCGGCGACCTCAAGCTGGAGGTCTTCAAGCTGCGCCAGCAGGTGGAGGACGGCAACAAGCGCACCGAGGTGGAGCAGAAGGCCGCCCAGGAGTCCCGCGCCCAGGACCGCCGCTTCCAGGCGGACCTGCAGGAGAGCCTGCGCCAGGTGCAGGACACCACCCGCGCCCTCAACAACCGGATGAACAGCGTTCCCCGCAGCGGCTCCCGGCCCGCGGCGGACACCGCGTCGGCCCAGCCCGCGGCTGCGGCGGCCGAGGACGAGCGCGCCTTCAACGCCGCGGTCCTCGACTACAACCGCGGCAACTATCCGCTGGCGACCGAAGGGCTGGAGCTTTTCCTCAAGACCTATCCGCAGAGCCCCAAGCGCCCGGACGCCCTGTTCTTCCTGGGCCTCTGCCACTACAACCAGCGGGCCTTCGACAAGGCGCAGCAGGCCTTCGACCGGATCATCCGCGACCACGCCGCCTCGCCCCAGTTCCTCCCGGCCAAGCTCAAGCGCGCCCAGTGCCTGCTCAAGCAGGGGCTCAAGCCCGCCGCGGTGAAGGCGTTCCGCGAGCTGGTGGACGGCTTCTCCGGCAGCGCCGAGGCCCGCACCGCGCAGCAGGAGCTGAGCGATCTCGGCCTCTGA
- a CDS encoding A/G-specific adenine glycosylase, which translates to MPWPVSPGFLAPLAPWFDRVRRDLPWRAADLDAPHPDPYAVLVSELMLQQTQVATVVPYFGRWMARFPTPATLAEADEDSVHKLWEGLGYYRRARFLKAAAASVAAEGWPGDLEGLATLPGLGPYTAAAVGAIAFQWPAPALDGNAFRVLARLLEIEGEPKAQAAELRAWLAPALETHGPSRLTQALMELGATVCAPRPACGACPLADRCGARRSGRTGEIPPVAKRAKPRASILWLLALEAEGHFLLHAPSAEGLLAGLWRWPTFEASAFPPQPAAGESSLTAWPGWTQVYTHRREAVSPLHLRAKNCFAPGPGLRWIAAADLSALALGKRDQRLRDLLTASGQTPLEAPEVAALIRACAAPSA; encoded by the coding sequence ATGCCCTGGCCCGTTTCCCCCGGATTCCTCGCTCCCCTCGCGCCGTGGTTCGATCGCGTGCGGCGGGACCTGCCGTGGCGGGCCGCGGATCTGGACGCGCCCCATCCCGATCCCTACGCCGTCCTGGTGTCGGAGCTGATGCTCCAGCAGACCCAGGTGGCGACGGTGGTGCCCTACTTCGGCCGGTGGATGGCCCGATTTCCCACGCCCGCGACCCTCGCGGAGGCCGATGAGGACTCCGTCCACAAGTTGTGGGAAGGGCTGGGCTACTACCGCCGCGCCCGCTTCCTGAAGGCGGCCGCCGCTTCCGTGGCAGCGGAAGGCTGGCCCGGCGATCTGGAGGGGCTGGCGACTCTCCCGGGCCTCGGCCCCTACACCGCCGCCGCCGTGGGCGCCATCGCCTTCCAGTGGCCCGCGCCCGCCCTCGACGGGAACGCCTTCCGCGTCCTGGCGCGGCTCCTGGAGATCGAAGGCGAGCCCAAGGCGCAGGCCGCGGAACTCCGCGCCTGGCTCGCGCCCGCATTGGAGACCCACGGCCCTTCGCGCCTGACCCAGGCCCTGATGGAGCTGGGCGCCACGGTCTGCGCGCCGCGGCCGGCCTGCGGCGCCTGTCCTCTGGCGGATCGCTGCGGCGCCCGCCGCTCCGGACGCACCGGCGAGATCCCGCCCGTCGCCAAGCGGGCGAAGCCCCGGGCCTCCATCCTGTGGCTCCTGGCCCTCGAAGCGGAAGGCCACTTCCTGCTGCATGCGCCCAGCGCCGAGGGGCTGCTGGCAGGGCTGTGGCGCTGGCCCACGTTCGAGGCGTCGGCGTTTCCGCCTCAGCCGGCCGCCGGCGAATCGAGCCTCACGGCGTGGCCCGGCTGGACCCAGGTCTACACCCACCGCCGGGAAGCGGTGAGCCCGCTACATCTCCGCGCGAAAAACTGCTTCGCGCCCGGCCCAGGCCTCCGCTGGATCGCCGCCGCCGACCTCTCCGCCCTGGCCCTTGGGAAGCGGGATCAGCGCCTCCGCGACCTCCTGACGGCCTCGGGACAGACGCCCTTGGAAGCCCCGGAGGTCGCGGCGCTCATCCGCGCCTGTGCAGCCCCTTCGGCGTGA
- the secG gene encoding preprotein translocase subunit SecG, translating into MNGLALALLILFGVLLIGTILLQPGTKGGLGASFGGGGANSAFGAQGATPFLSKATYWLAAGFLGTTLLIEVLIIRGNRSVLEKIADKPAASAPAAPAQTPAHP; encoded by the coding sequence ATGAATGGCCTCGCCCTCGCGCTTCTGATTTTGTTCGGCGTTCTCCTCATCGGGACGATCCTGCTCCAGCCCGGCACGAAGGGCGGCCTCGGCGCGTCCTTCGGCGGCGGTGGAGCGAATTCCGCCTTCGGCGCCCAGGGCGCCACGCCCTTCCTGTCCAAGGCCACCTACTGGCTGGCTGCGGGCTTCCTGGGGACCACTCTCCTCATCGAAGTCCTGATCATCCGCGGCAACCGCTCGGTGCTGGAGAAGATCGCCGACAAGCCCGCCGCCTCCGCGCCTGCGGCGCCCGCCCAGACCCCCGCGCATCCCTAG
- the aroF gene encoding 3-deoxy-7-phosphoheptulonate synthase, with product MLILMQPAATPDQVAEVLALLDSAGIRAHVHEAPDSLSIVAPHASQALKADRIEPMAGVRRVVSLTSPYKLASADAAAGRTVVDVRGTRIGGPDLALVGGPCGVESREQLFTVARYVAEAGVKLLRAGAFKPRTSPYAFQGLGVEGLRLLEEARREFDLGIVTEATEVETFDDVERSADMVQIGARNMQNFALLRRAGRSEKPVLLKRGPAATLEEWLYAAEYVLSEGNRQVVLCERGIRTWSDHARNTLDISVVPAAKALTHLPVMVDPSHATGRRDLVIPCALAGVAVGADGLLVETHCHPEKALSDGPQALLPSDFIRLVAQAGAVHRALQGPSLTGLWM from the coding sequence ATGCTCATCCTGATGCAACCCGCCGCCACGCCCGACCAGGTGGCCGAAGTGCTCGCCCTGCTGGATTCGGCGGGCATTCGCGCCCACGTCCACGAGGCGCCGGATTCCCTCAGCATCGTCGCGCCCCACGCGTCCCAGGCACTCAAGGCCGACCGGATCGAGCCCATGGCGGGCGTGCGGCGGGTGGTGTCCCTCACCAGCCCCTACAAGCTGGCCAGCGCGGACGCCGCCGCGGGCCGGACGGTGGTGGACGTCCGCGGAACGCGCATCGGCGGCCCCGACCTGGCGCTGGTAGGCGGCCCCTGCGGCGTGGAAAGCCGCGAGCAGCTCTTCACCGTGGCGCGCTACGTGGCGGAAGCCGGGGTCAAGCTGCTGCGGGCGGGCGCCTTCAAGCCGCGCACCAGCCCCTACGCCTTCCAGGGCCTTGGGGTAGAGGGACTGCGCCTGCTGGAGGAGGCGCGCCGGGAATTCGACCTGGGCATCGTCACGGAGGCGACGGAGGTGGAGACCTTCGACGACGTGGAGCGCAGCGCCGACATGGTGCAGATCGGCGCCCGCAACATGCAGAACTTCGCCCTGCTCCGCCGCGCCGGGCGAAGCGAAAAGCCGGTCCTGCTGAAGCGCGGGCCCGCCGCCACCCTGGAAGAGTGGCTCTACGCCGCCGAGTACGTCCTCAGCGAGGGCAACCGCCAGGTCGTCCTGTGCGAGCGGGGGATCCGCACCTGGTCCGATCACGCCCGCAACACCCTGGACATCAGCGTCGTCCCCGCCGCCAAGGCCCTCACCCACCTCCCCGTGATGGTGGATCCCAGCCACGCCACCGGCCGTCGGGACCTGGTGATCCCCTGCGCCCTGGCGGGCGTGGCCGTCGGTGCCGACGGGCTGTTGGTGGAGACCCACTGCCATCCGGAGAAGGCCCTAAGCGACGGGCCGCAGGCGCTGCTGCCCTCGGACTTCATCCGCCTCGTGGCCCAGGCCGGCGCCGTCCACCGCGCCCTCCAGGGTCCCAGCCTGACGGGCCTCTGGATGTAA
- a CDS encoding zf-TFIIB domain-containing protein, translating to MPADAPQCSYCRAQVATVACPACFALAPLSATHCPGCGADLAPRAAATPDGASCPACAKSLAAARIGDLDTRACPACGGLWLDRAVFEQLGASRERQGAVLGALPPLAAPPGGALEPVRYRPCPACGQRMNRVNYAKRSGVVLDVCRDHGLWFDRDELRRVLAFIAGGGLDRAREREIQELKEVRRAAVSFQNHSDAPLDLRPDASGDLWLGAAGLVALVHEVAGFFHRD from the coding sequence GTGCCCGCGGACGCTCCCCAGTGTTCCTACTGCCGCGCCCAGGTGGCGACGGTGGCCTGTCCTGCCTGCTTCGCGCTGGCGCCCCTCTCCGCCACCCACTGCCCGGGCTGCGGCGCCGACTTGGCGCCCCGCGCCGCTGCCACTCCGGACGGCGCGTCCTGCCCGGCCTGCGCCAAATCCCTCGCCGCCGCCCGCATCGGGGACCTCGATACCCGCGCCTGCCCAGCCTGCGGGGGCCTCTGGCTGGATCGGGCGGTCTTCGAGCAGCTGGGGGCCAGCCGCGAGCGCCAAGGGGCCGTCCTGGGCGCCCTGCCTCCGCTTGCCGCGCCGCCGGGGGGCGCGCTGGAGCCCGTCCGCTACCGCCCGTGCCCCGCCTGCGGCCAGCGGATGAACCGCGTCAACTACGCCAAGCGGTCCGGCGTGGTGCTGGATGTGTGTCGGGACCACGGCCTGTGGTTCGACCGGGACGAGCTGCGGCGGGTCCTGGCCTTCATCGCCGGAGGTGGCCTGGACCGCGCCCGGGAGCGGGAGATCCAGGAGCTGAAGGAGGTCCGCCGCGCCGCGGTCTCCTTCCAGAACCATTCCGACGCGCCGCTCGATCTCCGCCCGGATGCGTCCGGCGACCTGTGGCTGGGCGCGGCGGGACTGGTCGCGCTGGTCCACGAAGTGGCGGGATTTTTTCACCGGGATTGA
- the tpiA gene encoding triose-phosphate isomerase: protein MRCVVANWKMNLTAAEAAAFCETLLERITPQSSMGQGVEVGIAPPFTMLGLVSSLVRTRGIEVFGQNGHAEPKGAFTGEVSMPQLRDAGCSGVLLGHSERRQFFGETDAALAKKVKAAWQWDLLPVLCIGETLEQRDAGRTLEVLGQQLSILAETGPGPLRVAYEPVWAIGTGRRAEAGQVEEAHAFIRAELQRHLAGTAYEVPILYGGSVTPDNFPELLAIPEVSGGLVGGASLDPVKFADLVAQAG from the coding sequence ATGCGCTGCGTCGTCGCCAACTGGAAGATGAACCTCACCGCCGCCGAAGCCGCGGCGTTCTGCGAAACGCTGCTCGAGCGGATCACACCCCAGTCGAGCATGGGCCAGGGCGTGGAGGTCGGAATCGCGCCTCCGTTCACCATGCTGGGGCTCGTCAGCAGCCTCGTGCGAACCCGGGGAATCGAAGTCTTCGGGCAGAACGGCCACGCCGAACCCAAGGGCGCCTTCACCGGCGAGGTCTCGATGCCCCAGCTCCGGGACGCGGGCTGCTCCGGCGTGCTCCTGGGCCACAGCGAGCGCCGCCAGTTCTTCGGGGAGACCGATGCCGCCCTGGCGAAGAAGGTCAAGGCCGCCTGGCAGTGGGACCTCCTGCCGGTGCTCTGCATCGGCGAGACCCTCGAGCAGCGGGACGCGGGCCGCACGCTGGAAGTGCTCGGACAGCAACTGTCCATCCTGGCCGAGACGGGCCCCGGCCCCCTCCGGGTGGCCTACGAGCCCGTGTGGGCCATCGGGACGGGCCGCCGCGCCGAGGCCGGCCAAGTGGAGGAGGCCCACGCCTTCATCCGTGCCGAACTGCAGCGCCATCTCGCGGGCACCGCCTACGAGGTGCCCATCCTCTACGGCGGCAGCGTCACCCCCGACAACTTCCCCGAGCTGCTGGCCATCCCCGAGGTCTCCGGCGGCCTCGTGGGCGGCGCCAGCCTCGACCCCGTGAAGTTCGCGGACCTGGTGGCCCAGGCGGGCTGA